From Cytophagia bacterium CHB2, the proteins below share one genomic window:
- a CDS encoding SDR family oxidoreductase, giving the protein MLKRDFKNKIVVITGAAGGLGQALCRRFGAAGAVIIGLDKAAASLEQLAQQCSRNHLNFTGYVCDVTDFEATQQILHNILQQFGRIDVLINNAGISHRSRFVRTNLSVIHQVMAVNFFGALHCTAAALPALIQNKGMIIVLSSVAGFSPLIGRTGYAASKHALHGFFESLRTEVNGEGVHILMVCPSFLATPINKNALGGDGKPVQHEQVIVGKKMPPEEAAQRIFTAASHEKKFLIIGKTGKLAFWMNKLLPQVYQVGMARRLKAEIE; this is encoded by the coding sequence ATGCTCAAGCGCGATTTCAAAAATAAAATCGTGGTTATCACCGGAGCAGCAGGCGGCCTGGGCCAGGCTCTGTGCCGGCGGTTTGGCGCCGCCGGCGCTGTGATTATTGGCCTCGATAAAGCGGCTGCATCATTGGAACAACTCGCGCAGCAGTGCAGTCGGAATCACCTCAATTTCACCGGCTACGTGTGTGATGTGACGGATTTCGAAGCCACGCAGCAGATCCTGCACAACATTTTGCAGCAATTCGGCCGCATCGATGTTTTGATCAATAATGCCGGTATCAGTCATCGCAGCCGTTTTGTGCGCACCAATCTCAGCGTGATTCACCAGGTGATGGCGGTAAATTTTTTCGGCGCCCTCCATTGCACTGCGGCGGCGTTGCCTGCGTTGATTCAAAATAAGGGCATGATCATTGTGCTGTCGAGTGTTGCCGGGTTTTCACCTTTGATCGGCCGCACCGGATATGCCGCAAGCAAACACGCGCTGCATGGTTTCTTCGAAAGCCTGCGCACGGAAGTAAACGGCGAGGGCGTTCATATTTTGATGGTTTGCCCTTCATTCCTCGCAACCCCAATCAACAAGAACGCGCTGGGCGGCGACGGCAAACCGGTGCAACATGAACAAGTCATTGTCGGCAAAAAGATGCCGCCGGAAGAAGCGGCGCAACGCATTTTCACCGCGGCTAGTCACGAAAAGAAATTTTTGATTATTGGAAAAACCGGCAAGCTTGCCTTTTGGATGAATAAGTTGCTGCCACAGGTTTATCAGGTTGGAATGGCAAGGCGGTTGAAGGCTGAAATTGAGTGA
- a CDS encoding S46 family peptidase, whose product MSRDIFNSMRRYAMMKRLLLLLVFCLSLSLQAAAPDEGMWPISDIHKLNLKDKGLLIEPSEIFNPNGVSLIDGIVMVGGCTGSFVSPDGLILTNHHCAFGAVQAASTAEKDYITEGFLAANRTEEIPAKGYNVRITESYRDVSAEVLSVVTDQMDFAERAKAVEKKIKEIVQTAEQAQPGKRAEVAEMFVGKTYVLFIYTNLKDVRLVYVPPRSIGEFGGEEDNWVWPRHTGDFSFMRAYVAPDGSPAEYSPENVPYHPKRVVKVAPEGVNEGDFVFILGYPGRTYRHQTSHYLNYEEKVRMPYIADLYDWQIATMENLGKADRSIALKHASRVKSLSNVKKNYRGKLKGLYRLALVEKKREEEKALQKFIESDASRRQKYGNLLPELAKIYAEIDATAERDLLLQNLSSVSLLRFGLTAYEAAHELQKPDLERQSAFMERNFNATKQNLRRALADFHEATDKIFLQEILKRAASLPADQRVPAFDAILKGKDADKAGAAFIKNAYAKSKLSDENYLMAALAKSPQEVQKLKDPFIEMAQALAPTLKEMREAKQRRDGALEKLLGQFIDVKKDFLQTDFIPDANRTLRFTFGRIRGYSPADATYYKPITTVGGVIAKTTGEEPFDTPEKLKQLYRAKDFGRFAHPQLQEVPVAVLYNLDTTGGNSGSPLLNARGELVGVNFDRAFEATINDYAWSEDYSRSIAVDIRYVLWVTQKFTGAGYLLEEMNVVPAAIND is encoded by the coding sequence ATGTCACGAGATATATTCAACTCTATGAGGAGGTATGCTATGATGAAGCGTCTTTTGCTTTTGCTTGTTTTTTGTTTAAGCCTGAGCCTTCAGGCCGCCGCGCCCGACGAGGGCATGTGGCCAATCAGCGATATTCACAAGCTCAATCTCAAAGACAAAGGCTTGCTGATCGAACCGTCCGAAATTTTCAATCCCAATGGCGTCAGCTTGATTGACGGCATCGTCATGGTAGGCGGCTGCACCGGTTCGTTCGTTTCGCCGGATGGTCTGATCCTCACCAATCATCATTGCGCGTTTGGCGCGGTGCAGGCCGCGAGCACAGCGGAAAAAGATTATATCACGGAGGGCTTTCTCGCGGCGAATCGCACCGAAGAAATTCCGGCGAAGGGTTACAATGTTCGCATTACAGAGTCGTATCGTGATGTTTCCGCCGAAGTCTTGAGCGTTGTCACGGATCAGATGGATTTTGCCGAACGCGCCAAAGCCGTGGAGAAGAAGATTAAAGAAATCGTGCAAACCGCCGAGCAAGCGCAACCGGGCAAGCGCGCTGAAGTCGCCGAGATGTTTGTCGGCAAAACCTATGTTCTTTTCATTTATACCAATCTCAAAGATGTGCGTCTAGTGTATGTGCCGCCGCGCAGCATCGGTGAATTTGGCGGGGAGGAGGACAATTGGGTTTGGCCGCGGCACACCGGCGATTTTTCATTCATGCGCGCGTACGTCGCGCCCGATGGTTCGCCGGCGGAGTATTCGCCCGAGAATGTGCCTTATCATCCCAAGCGCGTGGTCAAGGTCGCGCCGGAAGGCGTGAACGAGGGCGATTTCGTTTTTATTCTCGGTTATCCCGGCCGCACGTACCGCCATCAAACGTCACACTATTTGAATTATGAAGAAAAAGTTCGCATGCCCTACATCGCGGATCTGTACGACTGGCAGATTGCGACCATGGAGAATCTTGGCAAAGCCGATCGCAGCATCGCTCTCAAGCATGCCAGCCGCGTCAAGAGCCTGTCGAATGTGAAGAAGAATTATCGCGGCAAGCTGAAGGGATTGTACCGTCTCGCGCTGGTTGAAAAGAAACGTGAGGAGGAAAAAGCTTTACAGAAGTTCATCGAGAGCGATGCAAGCCGGCGTCAAAAGTATGGCAATCTGCTGCCGGAGTTGGCGAAAATTTATGCCGAGATCGACGCAACCGCTGAGCGCGATTTGCTGCTGCAAAACTTGTCGAGCGTTTCATTGCTGCGTTTTGGCCTGACGGCATATGAGGCAGCGCATGAGTTGCAGAAGCCGGATCTCGAACGCCAATCCGCTTTCATGGAACGGAATTTCAACGCCACAAAACAAAATCTGCGGCGGGCGTTGGCGGATTTCCATGAAGCTACGGATAAAATTTTTCTGCAGGAGATTTTGAAGCGCGCCGCTTCATTGCCGGCCGATCAACGCGTGCCGGCATTCGATGCGATTCTCAAAGGAAAAGATGCAGATAAGGCGGGCGCGGCGTTTATCAAGAATGCGTACGCGAAAAGCAAGCTCAGCGATGAAAATTATTTGATGGCAGCTTTGGCGAAATCGCCGCAGGAGGTGCAAAAGCTGAAAGATCCCTTTATTGAGATGGCCCAGGCGCTCGCGCCCACCCTTAAAGAAATGCGCGAAGCAAAACAGCGGCGCGACGGCGCGCTCGAAAAACTTCTTGGGCAGTTCATCGATGTAAAAAAAGATTTCCTGCAAACCGATTTCATTCCCGACGCCAACCGCACGCTGCGCTTCACCTTTGGCCGGATTCGCGGTTATTCTCCTGCGGATGCGACCTATTACAAGCCGATCACCACGGTCGGCGGCGTCATCGCAAAGACCACCGGTGAAGAGCCGTTTGATACGCCCGAGAAGTTGAAACAATTGTATCGCGCAAAGGACTTCGGCCGCTTTGCGCATCCGCAGTTGCAGGAGGTTCCGGTGGCGGTGTTGTATAATCTCGATACCACCGGCGGCAACTCCGGCAGCCCGCTGCTCAATGCCCGCGGCGAGTTGGTGGGGGTGAATTTCGATCGCGCTTTTGAAGCCACAATCAACGACTATGCGTGGAGTGAAGACTACAGCCGCTCGATTGCCGTTGATATTCGCTACGTGTTGTGGGTTACGCAAAAATTCACCGGCGCCGGTTATTTGCTGGAAGAAATGAATGTTGTGCCCGCAGCCATTAATGATTGA
- a CDS encoding ammonia-forming cytochrome c nitrite reductase subunit c552, which yields MNASPSKNKLTYVIAIALVAVATFAVLLLMENIAQRKEEAKQHVFQVVEITEDTIDPEIWGKNYPRQYDSYKRTVDIERTKHGGSEAFQKLDEDPRWREIFKGYAFGIDYREERGHAYMLADQDTTERMRVTKQPGACLHCHSAVIPAYQQTGIQAGVPGDAAQRRAQIMKGFEIVCGMPYEEARQLVSSPISCGDCHDPKTMQLRVTRPGFFNGIRVLANSDQPLPHLPSIERWRREGRKGDYDVNTMATRQEMRSLVCGQCHVEYYFKGEGKLLTYPWHKGIKVEQIESYYDEVGFKDWSHQASGAAVLKAQHPEFEMWSQGIHARSGVACADCHMPYKREGAIKISDHHVRSPLLNVANACQTCHNFPESELKARAEAIQDRTQALMIRAEEAVVALIAALQQAKDAGRPAQDLQAAQELQRKAQWRLDFVAAENSMGFHAPQEAARILGEAIDYARQGEVALLKANGFARAAD from the coding sequence ATGAATGCTTCTCCAAGCAAGAACAAGTTGACGTATGTCATCGCTATTGCGCTGGTGGCGGTTGCCACGTTTGCCGTTTTGTTGTTGATGGAAAACATTGCGCAGCGCAAAGAGGAGGCCAAGCAACACGTTTTCCAGGTCGTCGAAATCACGGAAGACACGATCGATCCGGAAATTTGGGGCAAAAATTACCCCCGGCAGTATGACAGCTACAAACGCACAGTCGACATCGAACGCACCAAACACGGCGGTAGCGAGGCGTTTCAGAAGCTCGACGAAGACCCGCGCTGGCGTGAAATTTTCAAAGGCTACGCTTTCGGGATTGACTATCGCGAGGAACGCGGGCATGCCTACATGCTCGCCGATCAAGACACGACGGAACGGATGCGCGTTACCAAACAACCCGGCGCATGCTTGCATTGTCATTCTGCCGTGATTCCGGCCTATCAGCAGACAGGAATACAAGCAGGCGTACCGGGCGACGCCGCGCAACGCCGCGCACAAATCATGAAAGGGTTCGAGATTGTTTGCGGCATGCCGTATGAGGAGGCGAGGCAACTGGTGTCATCGCCCATCAGTTGCGGTGATTGCCATGATCCGAAAACCATGCAATTGCGCGTCACACGCCCGGGATTTTTTAACGGCATTCGCGTGCTCGCCAACAGCGACCAGCCGCTGCCGCATTTGCCCAGCATCGAACGCTGGCGCCGGGAAGGCCGCAAAGGCGACTATGATGTCAACACCATGGCAACGCGGCAGGAAATGCGTTCCCTTGTTTGCGGGCAATGTCACGTGGAATACTATTTCAAAGGCGAAGGCAAGCTGTTGACTTATCCCTGGCACAAAGGCATCAAAGTCGAGCAGATTGAAAGTTATTATGATGAAGTGGGTTTCAAAGATTGGAGCCACCAAGCCAGCGGTGCAGCGGTGTTGAAGGCGCAACATCCCGAATTCGAAATGTGGAGTCAGGGCATTCACGCGCGCAGCGGCGTGGCGTGCGCGGATTGTCACATGCCCTACAAACGCGAAGGCGCCATCAAGATCAGCGACCATCATGTCCGCAGTCCGCTGTTGAATGTTGCGAACGCCTGCCAAACCTGCCATAATTTTCCCGAGTCCGAATTAAAGGCGCGCGCCGAAGCGATTCAAGATCGCACGCAAGCGCTCATGATTCGCGCGGAAGAGGCCGTGGTCGCATTGATTGCTGCTTTGCAACAGGCAAAAGACGCGGGCCGGCCCGCGCAAGACTTGCAAGCTGCGCAAGAACTGCAGCGCAAAGCGCAATGGCGTTTGGATTTTGTGGCGGCGGAAAACTCTATGGGGTTTCATGCGCCGCAAGAGGCAGCGCGCATTTTGGGGGAGGCGATCGATTATGCGCGTCAAGGCGAGGTGGCACTGCTCAAAGCGAATGGATTTGCCCGCGCTGCCGACTGA
- the nrfH gene encoding cytochrome c nitrite reductase small subunit produces MTRLRFSLLMLSILLGLLFGIGGYTFYYAQGASYLSNDPRACVNCHIMRDQYDGWQKASHHAFATCNDCHVPHTFVSKYYTKLENGFWHSKGFTLQDFHEPIQLRPSSSAVLQQNCLYCHAEFVSQIVGNSAQHAKELSCVRCHSSVGHGPRE; encoded by the coding sequence ATGACTCGTTTGAGATTTTCACTTTTAATGCTGTCCATTCTGCTGGGATTGTTGTTCGGCATCGGCGGCTATACGTTCTACTATGCGCAAGGCGCGTCGTATCTTTCCAATGATCCGCGCGCGTGCGTCAACTGTCACATCATGCGCGACCAATATGACGGCTGGCAAAAAGCGAGTCATCACGCCTTTGCCACTTGCAACGATTGTCACGTGCCTCATACATTCGTTTCCAAATATTACACCAAACTCGAAAACGGTTTTTGGCATTCGAAAGGCTTTACCCTGCAGGATTTTCATGAGCCGATTCAATTGCGCCCCAGCAGCTCGGCGGTGCTGCAGCAAAACTGCTTGTATTGTCATGCTGAATTTGTCAGTCAAATCGTCGGCAATTCTGCGCAACATGCAAAAGAGTTGAGCTGCGTGCGGTGTCACAGCAGCGTGGGCCATGGCCCCAGGGAATAA
- a CDS encoding Gfo/Idh/MocA family oxidoreductase → MNTSRREFLKTTAVASAGAALLPSHLVFADTKTPKVRLGFIGAGLRGQHLLELALRRDDVDVPAICDIQPTMIEASLDLIKKSGKPAPRVIQEGPHDYRKLLAMKDIDAVIIATPWEWHAVMSIDAMNAGKYVGCEVIAGTTVEECWDLVDTSERTGMPMMMLENVCYRRDVMAILNMVRQGLFGEIVHLQAGYQHDLREVKFNNGKQPYGGGVEFGDKGFSEARWRTQHSVMRNGDLYPTHGIGPVAMMIDINRGNRFVSLCSYASKTRGLHEHIVKHGGEDHPNAKIKFKLGDVVTTMIKTTNEETILLQHDTSLPRPYSLGFRVQGTKGLWMDVNKSLYLEGVSKEPHRWEEAAPYLAQYDHPLWKRYESASTGAGHGGMDFFVMHAFIESVKRRTNTPLDVYDAAAWSAIAPLSETSIQLGGETVAFPDFTRGKWLHRRNTFAPDDQY, encoded by the coding sequence ATGAACACCTCGCGTCGAGAATTTCTGAAAACAACCGCCGTCGCCAGCGCCGGCGCAGCGCTGCTTCCCTCCCACCTTGTTTTCGCAGACACGAAAACGCCCAAAGTCCGGTTGGGATTTATCGGCGCCGGATTGCGCGGCCAGCATTTGCTGGAATTAGCCTTGCGGCGTGATGACGTTGACGTGCCTGCAATTTGTGACATTCAACCAACCATGATCGAGGCCAGCCTTGATCTCATCAAAAAAAGCGGCAAGCCTGCGCCCAGAGTAATTCAAGAAGGGCCACACGATTACCGCAAATTGCTGGCGATGAAAGACATTGATGCGGTAATCATTGCCACGCCCTGGGAATGGCATGCCGTGATGAGCATTGACGCGATGAATGCCGGAAAATACGTGGGCTGCGAAGTGATTGCGGGCACGACGGTGGAAGAATGCTGGGACTTGGTCGATACCTCCGAACGCACCGGCATGCCCATGATGATGCTCGAAAACGTGTGTTATCGCCGCGATGTCATGGCCATTCTCAACATGGTACGTCAGGGGCTATTCGGTGAGATCGTGCATTTGCAAGCCGGCTATCAACACGATTTGCGCGAAGTGAAATTCAACAACGGCAAACAGCCTTACGGCGGCGGAGTCGAGTTCGGCGACAAGGGCTTTTCGGAGGCGCGCTGGCGCACGCAACACTCTGTCATGCGCAACGGCGATCTTTATCCCACGCACGGCATCGGACCGGTCGCGATGATGATCGACATCAATCGCGGCAATCGCTTTGTGTCGTTATGTTCTTATGCCTCCAAGACACGCGGCCTGCACGAACATATCGTCAAACACGGCGGCGAAGATCATCCGAACGCAAAAATCAAGTTCAAGCTTGGCGATGTCGTGACGACCATGATCAAAACCACCAATGAAGAAACCATTTTACTGCAGCATGACACCAGCCTGCCGCGGCCTTACTCTCTCGGCTTTCGCGTGCAGGGCACCAAGGGCTTGTGGATGGACGTGAACAAATCACTGTATCTCGAAGGTGTCAGCAAAGAACCGCATCGTTGGGAAGAGGCCGCGCCCTATCTGGCACAATATGATCACCCGCTATGGAAACGCTACGAGAGCGCCAGCACCGGCGCGGGACACGGCGGCATGGATTTTTTTGTGATGCACGCCTTTATCGAATCCGTCAAGCGCAGAACCAACACGCCGCTCGACGTTTATGACGCAGCGGCGTGGAGCGCGATTGCCCCGCTCTCCGAAACCTCGATTCAGTTGGGCGGAGAAACCGTGGCGTTTCCGGATTTCACCCGCGGCAAATGGCTGCACCGGCGCAACACCTTTGCGCCGGATGATCAATACTAA
- a CDS encoding sodium:solute symporter family protein, protein MLDGSIVGLYLLVTMTAGVMVRKYVGKVEDFLVAGREMNVYLGIASLAATEFGIVTCMYTAQNGFDKGFAGAIPGVLTFLAMFLVGYSGFCVKPLRDSGVMTIPELFEKKFGSRIRWAAGLVIVLGGLLNMGVFLRTGGEFLVNVSGMNPGYLELMMTTLLIGVAVYTILGGMLSVLVTDFLQFIVMSVGLLITTFLILDQIGWDTLVATVQSHHGEGGFNPLKNASMGWSYVIFNALLNTAAVLTWQTQISRVLSAKDTATGRKVYTGTSFFFVARFLIPGIWGIAALALLTPEQVGGNSLLAMPKMLGMLLPAGLMGLLIATMLAADMSTDSSYMLTWGSVIYNDIMAPFRKVPWSEKKGLFWNRTIIALIGVFLLIYGLWYKLEGDLWTYLGITGSIYLSSMSILLIACCYWPRANNWGAAAAIICGALVPITTLVLQKFGPFTVWFKQNDTVCGIATYVIVALAMITGSLLKPSPQHASGDQP, encoded by the coding sequence CTGCTCGATGGCAGTATCGTCGGGCTTTATCTGCTCGTGACCATGACGGCCGGCGTGATGGTGCGCAAATACGTCGGCAAAGTCGAGGATTTTTTGGTCGCGGGACGCGAGATGAATGTTTATCTCGGCATTGCTTCGCTGGCGGCCACGGAGTTCGGTATTGTTACCTGCATGTACACGGCGCAAAACGGTTTTGACAAGGGCTTTGCCGGCGCCATTCCCGGCGTGCTGACGTTTTTGGCGATGTTTCTCGTGGGCTACTCCGGTTTCTGCGTGAAGCCGCTGCGCGATTCCGGCGTCATGACGATTCCAGAGTTGTTCGAAAAAAAATTCGGCTCGCGCATACGCTGGGCGGCCGGCCTCGTCATTGTGCTCGGCGGGTTGTTGAACATGGGCGTTTTTCTGCGCACCGGCGGCGAGTTTCTCGTCAACGTGAGCGGCATGAATCCGGGCTATCTCGAATTGATGATGACCACGTTGCTCATCGGCGTTGCGGTGTACACGATTCTCGGCGGCATGCTCTCGGTGCTGGTCACGGATTTTCTTCAATTCATTGTGATGAGCGTGGGGCTTTTGATTACGACATTTTTGATTCTCGATCAAATCGGCTGGGATACGCTTGTTGCGACGGTACAATCCCATCACGGTGAAGGCGGTTTCAATCCTCTCAAAAATGCCAGCATGGGCTGGTCATATGTCATCTTCAACGCCTTGCTGAACACTGCAGCCGTACTCACCTGGCAAACGCAAATCTCACGCGTGTTATCTGCAAAAGATACTGCCACCGGGCGCAAAGTTTACACCGGCACTTCCTTCTTTTTTGTTGCGCGCTTTCTCATTCCGGGTATTTGGGGCATTGCCGCGCTCGCGCTGCTCACCCCGGAGCAAGTCGGCGGCAATTCTCTGTTGGCGATGCCGAAGATGCTCGGCATGCTGCTTCCAGCGGGATTGATGGGGTTGCTCATTGCCACCATGCTCGCAGCAGACATGAGCACGGATTCGTCATACATGCTGACCTGGGGCAGCGTGATCTACAACGACATCATGGCGCCGTTTCGCAAAGTCCCCTGGTCAGAGAAAAAAGGATTATTTTGGAATCGCACGATCATTGCATTGATCGGCGTGTTTTTGCTGATTTATGGCCTGTGGTATAAATTGGAAGGCGATCTCTGGACTTACCTCGGCATTACCGGCTCGATTTATTTGTCGAGCATGTCGATTTTGTTGATCGCCTGCTGCTACTGGCCGCGCGCCAACAATTGGGGCGCGGCAGCCGCAATCATCTGCGGCGCGCTGGTGCCGATCACAACTCTGGTTCTGCAAAAATTTGGCCCATTCACCGTCTGGTTCAAACAAAATGACACGGTCTGCGGCATCGCGACGTATGTCATCGTTGCGCTTGCCATGATCACTGGCTCGTTACTGAAACCATCCCCGCAACACGCTTCAGGAGACCAACCGTGA
- a CDS encoding amidohydrolase, translating into MLYAAKRRLVASALFFSWYLIFVTHPAQGQSETMSFEEYAPRATLVVPEHPVTRARFPFIDVHNHQSNMSPQNLKEVAAEMDKLNMAVMVNLSGRGFRRVQNPDGTTASGLHDSNYLKQAVKNANEVAPGRFIVFTNIDFTGIGEAGWTQKAVKELELDHKNGARGLKIYKSLGLDVKDTAGKRVAVDDPRLDPIWAKCGELKIPVLIHSGDPAPFWLPQDRFNERWLELKQFPERYRYGKEPSWEQVMNEQFNVFRKHPKTKFISAHMAWLGHDLARLGKLLDEIPNMYTEIGAIIYEPGRQPRFAREWFITYQDRVLFGKDIWAPAEYHVYFRVLETADEYFDYYRKRHAFWKMYGLDLPDEVLQKLYYKNALQLIPGIDKSRFPQ; encoded by the coding sequence ATGCTGTATGCCGCAAAACGGCGTCTCGTTGCCTCCGCATTGTTTTTTTCTTGGTATTTGATTTTTGTTACACACCCGGCGCAAGGTCAAAGTGAAACCATGTCATTTGAAGAGTATGCGCCGCGCGCAACACTCGTCGTGCCGGAGCATCCGGTAACGCGCGCGCGATTTCCGTTTATTGATGTCCACAATCATCAAAGCAACATGTCGCCGCAAAATCTTAAAGAAGTGGCGGCGGAAATGGACAAGCTCAACATGGCGGTGATGGTGAATCTGAGCGGCCGCGGTTTCCGGCGCGTGCAAAATCCTGACGGCACGACGGCTTCCGGATTGCATGACAGCAACTATTTGAAGCAAGCGGTGAAGAATGCCAACGAAGTTGCGCCGGGGCGCTTCATCGTGTTTACCAACATCGACTTCACCGGCATCGGCGAAGCAGGCTGGACGCAGAAAGCTGTGAAGGAATTGGAGCTGGATCATAAAAACGGCGCGCGCGGTTTGAAGATTTACAAAAGCCTGGGCTTGGACGTCAAGGATACTGCCGGCAAGCGCGTTGCCGTCGATGATCCGCGTCTTGACCCAATCTGGGCAAAGTGTGGCGAGTTAAAAATCCCAGTGCTGATTCATTCCGGTGATCCTGCGCCGTTTTGGCTGCCGCAAGATCGTTTTAATGAGCGCTGGCTGGAATTGAAGCAATTCCCGGAACGCTATCGCTACGGTAAAGAACCGTCATGGGAACAAGTGATGAACGAGCAGTTTAACGTGTTCCGCAAACATCCGAAAACAAAGTTCATCAGCGCGCACATGGCGTGGCTGGGCCATGATCTCGCGCGGCTGGGAAAATTACTCGATGAAATTCCGAATATGTACACCGAAATCGGCGCGATTATTTATGAACCCGGACGGCAGCCGCGTTTTGCGCGGGAATGGTTCATCACGTATCAAGACCGGGTGCTGTTTGGAAAGGATATTTGGGCGCCGGCGGAATATCATGTCTATTTTCGTGTGCTTGAAACCGCCGACGAATATTTCGACTACTATCGCAAACGGCATGCGTTTTGGAAAATGTACGGCCTGGATTTGCCGGACGAAGTTTTGCAAAAG